The genomic stretch CCGCGGCGTCTTTCAGCCGGAAATCAGCGCTGATATCCACCACCTTGACCCCTTTCTGGAGCAAGGGGACAACCTCTTTGGCGCTGTCCTTGTGGGGCATGGCCGAGAAGGCGATATCCACCTCCTCAAGCTCGGGCTGGATGGTCAGGTCAATACTGGCAAGGTGGGGAAAGACCTTACCCAGCTTTTGCCCGGCGGCGCTCCGCCCCGTAACCGAGGTCAGCTCTGCCTCCGGGTGCCGGTAAAGCAGTCTGGCCAGTTCAACACCGGCATAGCCGGTAACATTGATGATGCCAACTCTGGTTTTGCTCACTGGACTTCGCTCCTCAGTAAAAAGGTTCTGGAGAAATCAGGCGTAACCGCCCGGCAATATCCTCCGTGCTGAATTTGTCAGGTCGCTTGCAGTACTGTTGGTTGCAAACATAATATCACGGCAATTGCTGATTATCAAACCTGGCTGGGTCAGGCTGTCAGGAGCCGGCTTGCGCCGGGGGGTTCAGTTGTGGGTAGTGAGTAGCGGTGCTATAATTAGCCTTAACATTTCCCAAGGACGGAAGGGTATGAGGTCAGCAACTACTCGTTATCAGCAGGCTCTGGACTATATCTACAGCTTTATTGACTATGAAAGGGACGCCCGGCCGCGTGACGCCGTCCACTATGACCTCAGGCGTATGGGGGAGTTGCTATCCCGGCTGGGTAACCCCCATCTGAAAAGGAAGACAGCTCACATTACCGGCAGTAAGGGTAAGGGGAGCGTAGCGGCGATGATGGCTTCAGTGCTTACCACCGCCGGATATACTACCGGGCTGTTCACCTCACCTCATCTTCACGTCTTTAACGAGCGTATCCGGGTCAATGACCGGCTAATCTCTGACGATGAGCTTGTCGCGCTTGTGGAAAAAATCAAGCCCGAGGTTAAGAAGGTGAACGACAGGGCTACCTACGGACGCTTGACCACCTTCGAGCTGATAACGGCTCTGGGCTTTGCCTACTTTGAGCAGAAAGAGGCGGATATCCAGGTGATTGAGGTGGGCCTGGGGGGCAGGCTTGACGCCACCAATCTGGTGCAGCCTGACGTCTGCGTTTTCACCTCGATCAGCTACGATCACACTGACGTACTGGGGGACACCCTGACCGAGATTGCCTCCGAGAAGGCCGGCATCATCAAGCCCGGTACCGTAGTGGTGACCTCCCCTCAGGCTGAGGAAGCCGCCCGGGTAATTGAACGGGCCTGCCTCGCCGCTGACGCCCGGCTGGTCAGGGTGGGCAGTGATGTTACCTGGCAGGGCCTCGGCTTCGACAGTAGTCAGCAATCATTCCAGGTAAAGGGCAGACTGGGCAGTTATCAGTTGTCAATCCCGCTGCTGGGGCAGCACCAGCTACAGAACACGGCTACCGCCGTGGCTGCCCTGGAGGTCTTAATGGAAAAGGGATTGTCTGTGTCCGGGGATAACCTTAGCGGAGGGCTGGCGCGGGTGAACTGGCCGGGGCGGCTACAGGTACTGGGCCGTCACCCGCTGGTGGTGGTTGACGGCGCCCATAATCCTGATTCCGCCCGTAAGCTGAGGCTGGCCCTGGAACAGTATTTTGACTTTGACCGCGCTATTCTGATTTTCGGGGCTTCGTCTGACAAGAATATCGCCGGAATTGTTGCTGAGTTAGCTCCCCTGTTTGATGAAGTAATCGCCACCCACTCCATACATCCCCGGGCAATGCCCACGGCTTCCGTTGTCGCTGAGTTCAGCCGGCAGGGAGTGACGGCACAGGCAACCGAGGATATTTCCGCAGCCCTGCCTCTGGCGCTGGCCATGGCCGGGGAAAAGGACCTCATTTGCGTTACCGGTTCATTGTTCGTGGTTGCCGGGGCGATCGAGCAGGCGGAACGCCTTATCCGTGGCTAAATTTCAGGTACGGAGACCCTTATCGTGGTAGCTGTCAAGGATTCGCCTGCGGGGAAGTCCGCGTTTGATAGGGACTGGACCAGCGGCAGTATCGTTCGTAATCTCCTGAGCCTATCCTGGCCCATGGTGCTCAATGAGAGCCTCTGGGTCATTGGTATGACCGTTGACCTGATCTGGGTGGGTCAGCTTGGGCCAGCCTCTATTGCCGGGGTGGGCGTTGCCGGTATGGTGGTCTGGATGCTGATGGTGGCCAGGTGGGGACTCAGTACCGGTACCAGGGCCATGGTTGCCCGTTTTGTGGGAGCCGGCGATGCCGCCGGGGCTAACCATGTCGCCGGGCAAGCCTTCGCTATCAGCGCTGTCTATGCCGTGGTGGTCACTTCGGTAGGCATATTTCTTACCGAGCCGATACTGATGCTGTTTAACCTGGAAGCGGCGGTGGTTTCAGAAGGGGCCGCCTACATGCGGATACAATTGATCGGCTCACTGGCGATGTCCTTATGGATGATGGGAGAGGCCATCATGCAGGCGTCAGGGGATGCATTAAGGCCGATGAAGATAACTATGGCCGCCCGTGGCCTTCACCTGATTCTGGACCCCTTTCTCATTCTCGGCTGGTGGATATTCCCCCGCATGGGCGTCAGCGGAGCGGCGACGGCTAATCTCATCGCCTACGTTCTGGGGATGGTACTGACCCTCTGGATACTCTTCAGCGGGCGGTCACGGCTGCGGCTTACCCTTAGAGGTTTCCGCTTTGAGGCCGGTATCATCTGGCGCATTGTCAAGATTGGTGTTCCCGCTTCCATTATGGGGATGGCGCGTACTTTTGGCCGTATGATGCTTTTGCGGTTGGTGACGCCGTTTGGGACACTGGCGGTGGCGGCGCATATTCTGGCTGAGAGGATAGAGATGTTTTTATATCTGCCCGGCTGGGGGTTGGGGATGGCTGGCGGGGTACTGGTGGGGCAGAACCTGGGCGCCGGCCAGCCGGAGCGGGCCGAGAAGAGCGGCTGGCTGGCCGCCGGGTTGATGGAAGGGTTTATCATTTTCTTAGCCCTGGCAGTGATGCTGCGGGCGGAAAGTATCATCAGCATTTTCAATACTGACCCCGACTTTGTGGCCATGGCCAGCAGCTTCATCAGGATAGAGGCGCTGGGCTACCTGGTGCTGGGGTTTGTGGCTGTACTGCAGATGACTATTTCCGGGTCTGGCGACACACTACCGCCGATGCTGATTAGCCTGCTTATGATCTGGGTGGTACAGGTTCCCCTGTCAGTTCTGCTCCCACGGGTTGATGAGCTTGGCGTCTACGGAATACGGTGGGCGATAGTGGCTGGGAATCTGGCCGGGGCGGTGGCTTATACAGCCTATTTCCGGCTGGGCAGATGGAAGCGTAAAAAGGTGTAACTTGCGGTGGGGAGGAGAAAAGAAGGCGTTGGGAAAAAAGAGCAGGCTGACAGGCGTTATGGCCTGCCGCCGGCAAGGTCGGGTAGTGATTAAGCTTTCAGGGTATCGCTTCGAACTGTGTTGTCAGGGCTTCTTCGGGGAGCATGTTGCCCAGGATCTTCTCTAATGCCATGGTGTGGCTGCACAGTCCCCAGTTGGAGAAGAAGTGGCAGGAGCAGTGCCAGTGGCCGTCATGGTAGTCAATAGTATAATCGTCATTCTCTCCACGGAATTTGACGGAGAGCGCGGAGAAGGTAACCCGTTCTTTCTCTTGAGCGTAGCGTTTCGCCTTTTCGATTTTTCCAATCAGACTCGACTGCATAACGATACCTCCTTAAACTTAACAAGCACTGGCCGTCTGGCTCAGTGCTTGCTTCGTTACCTTACTGTCAGCGTCAACAGTTTGAGTTTCATGCTATTCACCATAAATGAGCCTCGGCACAACTCTCATCACTATTATTCTACTCCCTTATACCGGAAAAGTCCAGAAGAAAAATTCTCTTCGATAACATTTGCCTTCGGTAGTTTTTCTATGTCATTGCGAGGAGGCGCAGCCGACGTGGCAATCTGAAAGGTGGGGTATCCCAACCACAGGCGGAATGGTATCGAAATGACACCACCAGCCAGAACCGCATAATATCTATCCGCGGGTCTTTCCTGATTTTAGGAATTGCCCCGGTGGTTCTATTGCGATAGAATATTCTGGTGAAGGCATTACTGCAGCGGGTCAGCGGAGCCTCGGTCAGCGTTGATGATGAGGAGGTGGGCAGGGTCGGGCGGGGTCTGGTGGTTTTCGTCGGCGTGGCCGCTGACGATACGGATAAGGACGTCCGTTACCTGGTGCCAAAAATGATTGACCTGCGTATCTTCCCCGATGAAGGGGGCAGGTTCAACCTTTCGCTGCTGGACATTGGCGGGGAGGTGCTGATAGTGAGCCAGTTTACCCTTCTGGCCGATACCAGGAAAGGACGCCGTCCCAGCTTTACCGGGGCGGCGCCGCCGGAGCAGGCAGAAGCTTTATTTGAACAGTTTGTTGAGCAGGCACGCGCCAGCGGGCTGAAAGTGGCTACGGGCCGCTTTCAGCAGTATATGCGGGTGGAAATTCATAATGATGGCCCGGTAACCATAATGCTCGATAGCCGGGACAAATTTTAAACTTGAGTGAAGCGGGACAGTTTTTGCAGAGGGGGGACTATT from Dehalococcoidales bacterium encodes the following:
- the dtd gene encoding D-aminoacyl-tRNA deacylase; the protein is MKALLQRVSGASVSVDDEEVGRVGRGLVVFVGVAADDTDKDVRYLVPKMIDLRIFPDEGGRFNLSLLDIGGEVLIVSQFTLLADTRKGRRPSFTGAAPPEQAEALFEQFVEQARASGLKVATGRFQQYMRVEIHNDGPVTIMLDSRDKF
- a CDS encoding folylpolyglutamate synthase/dihydrofolate synthase family protein; this translates as MRSATTRYQQALDYIYSFIDYERDARPRDAVHYDLRRMGELLSRLGNPHLKRKTAHITGSKGKGSVAAMMASVLTTAGYTTGLFTSPHLHVFNERIRVNDRLISDDELVALVEKIKPEVKKVNDRATYGRLTTFELITALGFAYFEQKEADIQVIEVGLGGRLDATNLVQPDVCVFTSISYDHTDVLGDTLTEIASEKAGIIKPGTVVVTSPQAEEAARVIERACLAADARLVRVGSDVTWQGLGFDSSQQSFQVKGRLGSYQLSIPLLGQHQLQNTATAVAALEVLMEKGLSVSGDNLSGGLARVNWPGRLQVLGRHPLVVVDGAHNPDSARKLRLALEQYFDFDRAILIFGASSDKNIAGIVAELAPLFDEVIATHSIHPRAMPTASVVAEFSRQGVTAQATEDISAALPLALAMAGEKDLICVTGSLFVVAGAIEQAERLIRG
- a CDS encoding MATE family efflux transporter encodes the protein MVAVKDSPAGKSAFDRDWTSGSIVRNLLSLSWPMVLNESLWVIGMTVDLIWVGQLGPASIAGVGVAGMVVWMLMVARWGLSTGTRAMVARFVGAGDAAGANHVAGQAFAISAVYAVVVTSVGIFLTEPILMLFNLEAAVVSEGAAYMRIQLIGSLAMSLWMMGEAIMQASGDALRPMKITMAARGLHLILDPFLILGWWIFPRMGVSGAATANLIAYVLGMVLTLWILFSGRSRLRLTLRGFRFEAGIIWRIVKIGVPASIMGMARTFGRMMLLRLVTPFGTLAVAAHILAERIEMFLYLPGWGLGMAGGVLVGQNLGAGQPERAEKSGWLAAGLMEGFIIFLALAVMLRAESIISIFNTDPDFVAMASSFIRIEALGYLVLGFVAVLQMTISGSGDTLPPMLISLLMIWVVQVPLSVLLPRVDELGVYGIRWAIVAGNLAGAVAYTAYFRLGRWKRKKV